Part of the Tenacibaculum sp. SZ-18 genome, AGCTCCTCCACCAGTTGACACATAACTTACTTTATCTGCAAATCCAAATTGTTTTACCGCTGCTACAGAATCTCCTCCTCCAACTAAAGAGAACGCTCCGTTTTTAGTTGCTGCGTCAATTGCATTTCCTAGTTCAATTGTTCCTTTTGCAAAGTTCTCCATTTCAAAAACTCCTAAAGGTCCATTCCATAAAATGGTTTTAGAGTTCGCTAAAACTTCTGCAAACTTTTTAGATGTTTCTGGTCCAACATCTAATCCCATCCAACCATCAGGAATTTCATTAGTATTCACTTTTTGTGTATTTGCATCGTTTGCAAAATTATCCGCAATAACAGCATCTACTGGTAAGTGAATTTCAGTATTTTTCTCTTTCGCAATTTTTAAAATATCTAAAGCTAACTGTAACTTATCTTCTTCAACTAAAGAATTTCCAATTGATCCACCTAAGGCTTTTACAAATGTGAACGTCATTCCTCCACCAACAATAATATGATCTACTTTCTCAATAATATTTTCAATCACACCAATTTTAGAAGATACTTTTGCTCCTCCTAAAATTGCAGTTACAGGCTTTTCAGAGTTGTTTAATACTTTATCTATACTTTCAATTTCTTTCGCTAATAAAGACCCAAAACATTTGTTTTTTGGAAAAAATTGTGCAATTACTGCTGTTGATGCATGAGCTCTATGAGCAGTTCCAAAAGCATCATTTACATACACATCTCCTAACTTTGAAAGTTGTTCTGCAAAGGCAACACCTCCTGCTTTTTCTTCACCGTGAAAACGTAAATTTTCTAATAATAAAATCTCACCGTTTTGTAATCCAGCTACTGCTTCTTCAACACTAGCTCCAACACAATCGTTTACGAACTTTACTTGTACACCAATTACTTCGCTTACCTTATCAACAATATGCTGTAAAGAGAATTTTTCATCAACTCCTTTTGGACGACCTAAATGAGACATTAATACACAGCTTCCACCATCTTCTAATATTTTAATAATAGTTGGTTTTGCTGATTGGATTCTGGTATCATCCGTTACTAGAAATTCATCGTTTAACGGCACATTAAAATCTACACGGATTAATGCTTTTTTATCTTTAAAATTAAAATCGTTGATTGTCTTCATTGCTTCGGTTTTTAAGAAGTTTGCTTTTTTGATTTCTAGCAAAAATAATTATTCTAAATTAGAAAAAACGCGATTAAAAAAGCATATTTCGTTATTTTTATAACGAAAACGTTTGCAAAAAATCTGTTCAACTTATTGCTACACCTAATGCTAATTTTCACACAAACTTCTACTGAAACTGAGCTTCATCAAATATTGGGGTTGCAACAGAAAAACTTGCCTAAAGTTTTAAGTGATGAAGAAAAAAAGCAAGAAGGTTTTGTTACTGTTGAACATGATTTTGAAACGCTTTTTCAAATGCATGAAATTCATCCACATATTATTGCAAAATACAACGATAAAGTTGTTGGATATGCTTTATCAATGTCAACCGTTTTTAAAGATTCCATTCCTGCTTTAATTCCTATGTTTACAGAATTGGAAAAGTTAAACATTGATCAGAATTTTATCATTATGGGGCAGGTTTGTGTGGATAAAGAACATCGTGGTAAAGGAATCTTCCGAAGTTTATATGAAAAAATGAGTGCTGTTTTTACCGAAAAGTATTCTAGTATTATAACCGAAATCGATGCTGAAAACATTCGCTCGATAAATGCTCATAAGGCTATAGGATTTAAAACTATTTCTGAATATCCTGCTAATAACCAGGTTTGGAAAATTGTTGCGATGGAAATTTAATTTGTTATTTTTAAACAAAAATGCACAATGAAAAAATTTCACCTATTAACTATTTTATTATTCTCAACTTTACGAACTTTCGCTTGTAGTTGTGAACCAATTCCATTTAACCAAGCTGTAGAATGGGCTGATGAAATCTTTGTTGGAAGATTAATTGAAGTAAAAGAACTCTTCAATGAATCATATCCTGAAGCACCGAACCAAAAGCATACTACACACTGGTCTGCGACTTTTGAAATTGAAAAAAAATGGAAAGGCTCAAGAAAGAAATATATTACAATATATCAAGATGGAAATAGTTGTGGATTTAACTTTACCAATATAAATCAAAATTATCTGGTTTACGCTGAGAATAAATCGATCTTAGGAGTTTATACTACACCAACAACTTGGCTGTGCTCTCGAACTATTAATGAATATAATTCTAGTGAAAAAAGCAACTATAAACCTGATCAGGAAAAATTAGATGCAAAATTTCCAGAAACAATAAACTTATATAATTTTAATTTGTTTTCATGGTCTTATTTCTATCCTTTAAGTATATTTTTGATTGGTTTGTTTATCGGTAGAAAAACTAAAAAGGCAACTCACTAGGTTCTACAAAATCAATTTCCTGATTGTAAATCTCTCTTATAAGAATTTTCATCTCATCAATAAAAGCGTACACTCTTTCTGGTGTTACATTAAAATCTTCACCTCTAAACTTCTCTGAAAAATTAAGTTTCATAAATCCTGATTGTAACTTTTTAAAGGAAACTATTCCTGCCTGCATCTCAGCATTTTCATTAATGTTTTCACTTTCCAGATACATAAATGCATATAATAACACCTGAATAGCTTTACTGTATTTAAAATCACGGATTTCTTCTAAAAACGGAACCTTCAAATCTGAAGGTTTTACACTTCCGGTTTTATAATCAATAATTCTGGCAACACCATTTAATTGATCAATTCTATCAACCTGTCCATGAATTTTAATTGGAAAATCAATTTCATCAATGTGAATATAAGCTTCGTAATCTTTTTCTATTCCGAGAATTTTCAATTCATTCGATTCATCTTTTAATAAATCTATTTCTTGATTTAAGAAATTACTAACGAAACGAGTTGCCACCTCAAAAATCAATCGGTTTTTACCTGTAGAAACATCTCCATTTTTAAAATGAATGGCAAAGTTTCGAAGAACAAATTCCTTAATTTTAGGTTTCATTTCCTTCACATTTTCCAACTGAATGAATTTTCCTAAATAAGGTTCGTATAATTCTCTTAATGTTTCGTGAACTACAGTTCCTAAAGTATTAAAAGCAACTTCTTCCTCAATTTCATCAAACTCCTTAATTTTTAGAACTTTTTGTTGATAGAAAGCAATCGGATTATATAAATAATTCGTTAATGCCGAAGGAGAAATTCCCTTCTTGGCTAGTTCTTTAAGTTTTAGTAAAACCGCCTCGTTTTTTTGTATTTCTTTTTTGAATTCGGCATTCGTCGTTACTTTCGGACTTATAAATCGACTGGTAATATTTTTCTTTAACAACTCAAGTTGTCCTATAAATCTACTTTTCTCTCCACCTCCAAAAGAATCACTTTCAGTGTTATAAACTAGATAAATATTTTTTGCTCTCTGTAATAACCTAAAAAAGTGATAAGAGAAAATTGCATCTTTTTCACGATACGTTGGCAATCCGAATTGAACTTTTACATCAAACGGAATAAAAGAGGTTTGTTTTGAATTTCCTGGAAGAATACCTTCATTTACGGAAGTTAATATTACCGTTTCAAAATCTAACAAACGAGTTTCTAACATTCCCATTAACTGCAATCCAGCTAATGGTTCTCCTTGGAAAGAAATGGTTTCTGAAGTAATTAATTGTTTAAAAAACTGATATAACGTCTTCAAATCTGAAAAGTAACCAAATTCTTTTTGCAAATTATTTAATTGCATAAAAGCGGTGTAGTAACGAAATAAAAATTCTTTTTCTAAACCAGAAACTATTGCTTTTAGTTGATCAATAAGTGCAATAATTTTATTTAAAAACCCTCTTACGTCATTACTATTTAAAAAAAGACTTCCAACTAATTCTTGAACCGAACTTTCTGTTTTTTGTAAAAATCTATCTATAAATTCTTTACTTACAAAAGTATGATTGTTGTTGTGAATTGCAGAAGTAATTTCATCTGAAACAGAAATTTCATTCACTATTAATAATCGATGTAATAATGGTTGTTTCATTACTTTAATTACATCTTTATAATAAAATTCTTTACTCCCCTTTTTTTGTAATTTTTCTTGAGAAATAAACAATTGAAAGATAGATAAAAACAAACTTGTCAGGGGAATATCTTTCAACGGATATCCCATTGTTATATTGATGGAAGAAACACTTTCTGGAAGAGAATTTAACGAAATTGGTAACAAGGTTTCATCAGACAAAACCAGAGCTGTATTGTTGTGGTTTTCCATATCTGATAATAACTCGCCCACATATTTCATTTGAGAAATATTCTTTGCAGCACCTATTAATTGGATGTTCTTATTTCCATTGAAGTAATTACTCGGCATTTTTAATTCCTCCTTTTCGTAATACTTCCATGAACTCAGATACTTTCTAATAAAATTCCCCGCTTGATGAGTTGAATTCAAAAATGTTTCATCTATATCCCAGTAAACTTCGGTATTTCCTTGAATAAGCATTTCTTTCAATAAGAATTCTTCTGCTTTGTTAAGTGCATTAAAACCAATGAAATAGAATTTTTTCGAACTATTATTTTCTAAAAACTGATGAATATTTTTGGTTGCTTCTCGATACATACATCCCTGATAACCAATTTTATTCTCTAATAAAAACGCATACAAAGCATTGTAATATTCATTCAACTTCTCCATGAAAGCAAAGTGATTTTTCATCAATTCTGTTTCTTGGATAGTTCCTTTTACAGACCAATTTTTTAAACGCTGAATATCTCTGATATACACAAATACATCTTCTGTATTTACCAAATGCTGATCAATCTCATTAAAGTCTTGAATTACCGTAAAAGCCCATGAAGCAAATGCATCAAATGAATCAGGATTAACTTCTTGTTCTTTGTAAATTTTGTAGAAGTAAAATAAAAGCTGAATACTATCTATTTTTCGTATTCCCGAAACCTTCTGAGTGAATTCTTCAATATTTATTATTTCAGGTAAAAACCCAGTTATTTGCGATTCTTTAAATGCTTGTTTTACAAAAACACCTGCACGATTAGACGGCAAAATAAATGTGACATTTTCGAAACTATTTGTTGTTTTTAAAATGTCTTCAATTGTCTCCTGAATAAATGTTTTCATAGATCTAAAGTACAATAATTATGTTATTTTTGGTTTAGAATCAAATCAAATGAATACACTACATATTTCTTTATTACAGGCAGATTTATCCTGGGAAAATGTCCAAGAAAACATTAACTATTTTACCGAACAAATAGATAAAATAAGTAATGATTTGGACCTGATTGTTTTACCTGAAATGTTTACTACTGGATTTTCAATGAATGCAAAAGAACTCGCCGAAGAAATGAATGGAAAAACTGTAAACTGGATGCGAGAAACAGCAATAAAAAAACAAAGTGCAGTAGTAGGAAGTGTAATCATTTCAGAAAATAAGAATTTTTACAACCGTCTCTTTTTTGTTTTTCCTTCAGGTGAACTTCAATACTATGATAAAAAACACACTTTCACTTTAGCCAAAGAGCATGAAACTTATAACTCAGGTTCAAATAAATTAATTGTAGAATACAAAGGTTGGAAAATTTGCCCGCTTATTTGTTACGATTTACGTTTTCCTGTTTGGGCAAGAAATGTGGAAGATTATGATTTGTTGATTTACGTAGCAAGTTGGCCAGAAAAAAGAATTAATGCTTGGGATACATTATTAAAAGCCAGAGCTATTGAAAATATGAGTTATACAATAGGTGTAAATAGAATAGGTAAGGACGGTAATAATTACGATTATGTTGGTCATTCTATACTTTTTGATTGTTTAGGAAATCCATTATCTCAAGAACAGAACGAACGTCAGGAAACTATTTCTGTTCAGATAGAAAAAGAGTCTCAAGGTGAAATTAGAAATAAACTTGGATTCCTGAAGGATAAAGACAAGTTCAAACTTGTCTAATCAATTTTACTATCTTAGCAATCTTAAAAAATTATAAAAAAAACATGAAAAAAATAATTATTTTAGTATTCTTTACATTAATAATTTCTTTAAGTTTTTGGTCTTGTAAATCTAATTTAAATAGCGACAAGCCTTTTATAAATAAGGAGAAAACAATAAAAATTTCATCTAAAAAGCCTGTTGAATTTAGTATGGTTTTAAATGGAAAACTTACTGAAAATTTAAAAACACCATATAAATTTAAGTTTAGTGAAGACTTTGGTTATTTTGTTTTTAAACCTAAAGACATAAATGATTTTTTAGAGGTCGACGTAACTGACTCTAATGGTAGTATAAATTCTTATTACGATGGAGTTTCATTATTAAACATTGAAAATGGTACAATGAGAGTATTCGGAATGTAATCCTATAAAACAAAAGCTCTGCAACAAAGGCTTAGTAACTTTCATGAATAGAAACTATTCCTTATTCTTGTTTTTAATGATGATTACTCATCAAGTTTTATCCCAAGAAAGTAACGATAAATTTTGGATTGGTTTAAACTACGGGCAGGCGAATCAAGATAATATTATTTTAAACGATCCTGATTATGCTTACAAAAATGAATTCTTTAAGTTTCAAATAAACTACTTACTGTCTGACAATAAAAGATGGAACTACGAACTAACTATTGAACCTAGTATTTATTTTGTAAAATATCAGTTGTTAAATGAACAGTTTATTCGTCCTTCAACCCCAAATTATCTTGAATTAAGGGCACTATTTACTCAAAAAAGAAGATTTAATGAGTATGCCTTAAATCTAGGTATTATAGTTAGATATAACATTTTGAAAAATTTCAGCACTTATATACAAGGAAGTGTAGGGCCAATGATTTCCGGAGATGATACTGAACGTTTGAAAAAGGGATTCGCTTTCTCCGACATTCTAGGGCTAGGGTTTTCATATTCAAAACAAAAACTACGATTTGACTTTCGTTTTACTTTGCGACATAATTCAAACTTAGATTTTGCCTTCCCAAATAGTGGACATAATAGTGCTGGGATAGAAACCGGAATCTCGTTTAATTTATAATAGTTATAAGTTCTAAAATCATATAAGTTTTCAGGAAATCTATGGAAACATGCAACTACAGGCGGCTGGCATTTTATTTCTTTACCTATCTCTGTTACAAAAGAAATTAGAACGCAAAACCAATGGATGGAAGAAGACTGGGGAAGATTAAAAACAACATCTAAAATTCAAGATTTAGCATGGGAAACTGCAATTTAGTATGACACAAAGCACGCTACATATTTACTCCCTATAAAAGCTTCGATTCGTCAAAAATTAAAACTTCAAATTGATGATAATATTGAAGTTTCTCTTTCAGTTTAAAACAATAAAAAAGCAACCTAAATTAGGTTGCTTTTTTTTATGCTGGTATCATCCATTTAAAATTAAACTTTGTATCAGGAATTACAATACGTTCTGTAATTCGATACATTCTATCTGGAAGTTTCATTAAATAATCTCTAGCTTTTTCCGCTTCTGCTGTTAAACCAGTAATTTTATCTATTTCCCAAGTTTCATTCAACTTTTTCAAAATATCTACGTAATCAAATCCAGTGTAAACTCCGATTCGTTGTGCAACAGTTGAAAAATCATCAAATAAACTTCCTTTTGCATTGAAAGACTCACGTAAATGCATTGCTGGCATAACAATTTTATGCCTCATCATTTTTTCAAAAGCCAACATCATTTCACTAGGATCAATTTTGAAAATCTCACTCACAAAAGCAGTATAAGCCTTATGATGTCTCATTTCATCTCCTGCAATAATCTTAGACATTCTTGCTAGTAATTTATGTCCTTTCTTACGAGCTATTTTTGCTACATTATTATGGGAAACATACGTAGCTAATTCCTGGAAACTTGTGTATACGAAGTTTTTATATGGATCAGTAGAAGTTCCAATATCAAATCCATCCGCAATTAAATGCTGCGTAGAAATTTCAACTTCTCTCATATTTACTCTACCAGATAAATACAAATATTTATTTAAAACGTCTCCATGACGGTTTTCTTCAGCCGTCCAAGCTCTTACCCATTTCGACCATCCGTTCTCAGGATCTTGTTCAACTCCGTCTAATTCCATTAACCAAGATTCGTATGTTGGTAAAGCTTCTTCTGTAATTGTATCACCAATTAAAACAGTCCAAAAATCATCGTCTAACTCCTTAGAAATTTCTTGAATTTCTTTTACTTCTTCAATAAAGTTTTCACTTTGTGAATTTGGGAGAAAGTCGGTTGGCTGCCAAATTTTTTCAATTGGAATTAAAAAATCATCAACAAAACCATGGATTTTACTTTCCAAGGTTTTCATCACTTCTTTTCTTATATTGTGTATTGACATATGTCTGTTACGGGATTAATATTAGTTAATTGTTTGTTGTTTGTTGTACCTTTTCTTTATTCCGCAATTCCAGACTTAACAGTTAATTCTACTTTTTTTAATAAATCTTCAAACGAGATGCCATTAACCTTTATAGGTTCGTGAGTTTCAATTGTTATTGGACTTCCAATTCCTAATGGAAATTTACCATACTTAAATACTTTCCAAGAGTTGTTTATGCTTAAAGGAACTACATATGCTTCCGGATTGTATTTAACTAGCATTTTAAGCCCATTTGAAGCAAAACTCTTAGGTTTTCCGTTTCTACTTCTTGTTCCTTCAGGAAATATTGTTGCAGACCAATTGTTTTCTTTAATTCTTTTTGAGAAATTAATCATTTCTGCTATTGCCTGTTTCTTATCTTTTCTGTCAATTAACGCAGCTCCTCCATACTTTAAGTTGAATGAAATACTTGGAATACCTTTACCCAACTCAACTTTAGATACAAATTTAGGACAATGTTTCCTGAAAAACCAAATGATTGGAGGAATATCAAACATACTTTGATGGTTTGAAACAAAAATAACTGTTTGATTTTCTGGGATATCATATTTGTTCTTAACTCTCACTGGAATTCCTAAAATCAAAAGTGACTTTACAAGAAACCAATTCATAATATTGACTACTTTCTGATGACCCTCCTGACCACCTAACTTTAATCCTATCCATTGTATAGGATGGAAGATTAGTAATATGATAAAAAAGACAATGGCAAATACTGTAGATAACAGATAACTTATAATTTTCATTTTTAAAAAAATAAGATTCCCGCAGCAAAGCGGGAATAAAAATATTATACTTTAGAGCCAGTTAGACCAAGGTATTCGTGATAAAATAAACACCAATCCTAGACCGTAGAACAAAGCAAAAGTTTTAAACTTTGATTCACTTTTAACTTTCTTTTTATGTTTTGACCATCCCATGGTAATTAATACAATTGCAAGAATCATCATAATTGGATGCTCAACTGCCAATAATCTATTTGAACTATCAATTCCACTTGCTTTCATTGATTTGTACCATGGTGACATAAAATACCAACCTAAACCAATTAATAGTTGAATATGAGTTGTAATTAAAGTGAACAGTCCTAAGCGGAAATCTTTATGAGTAAATTCTTTTTTCTTTACTAAACCAATAACTGCATTAATAACTGCATAAATTAAAACAGCTAATACAATATAGGCCCAATAAGAATGGATAACTTTCATCATGATTTGTTAGTTTATATCCAACAAAAATACTGATTTTAGACATAAAAAAACCACCTTATATCCTGAAATAAATTCAGGACAAAGGTGGTCTTTTTTATATTCTGTTCTAATTAAATAATTAGAAACTATATCTTACTGAGAAATTCCAAGTAGTTCCGAATCCAAAGAATACTTTATTTCTAGTATTAACTCCTCTGAAAGTTTCATCTCCTGGCTCAGCAGCAATGTTAGTTCTAGATTCTGCGATATACTCCTCATCAAACAAGTTATTGATGTTTAAACGGAAGCTAACTGACTCGTTAGTTTCTTCATTGAAGTTCCACTTATAAGAGAATCCTAAATCAGATAAGGCATAACCTGGTAATTTAATTGCAGGTTCAGCAACTCCGTCGATTCCACTACTAAAAGAATCTTCTAATGTGAAAGCTGAGTATAATCTATCAACAAAACGTTGAGAATAATCTACTTTAAATCCTTTCCACGGTCTAATTTCAACTCCTAATCTGGCTGTAGATTGCGCAGCATCTCCAACTTTAACACCATCTAAGTTTACATTCACTGATCCAATTTGAGTTTGGTTATCATTATCAAAAGCGTTACCTGTTGCAGTACCACTAAACTCCCAGTCGTTAATAGATACCATACCAAATAAAGTTACATCCTCAGTAATTTTATAAGTAGACTCTAATTCAACTCCCATGTGAGTTTGAGTCACACCGTTTAATTGAGCTGTTCCTCTATCTCCCGTAGTTTGATTTTCAAATCCAGCGGTAACAAATCTGTCTTTCCACTGAGTTCTATAAAGGTTGGCATTCAAATTAAAACGCTCAGTTTTGAATCCGTATCCTAATTCAAGACCTAAAACTTTTTCGTTTGTAACAGCTTCATTAATATCGTTTCTAAAGTTTAAGAAAACAGCATCAAAGAAAGGTTGTTTAGAGTAGTAACCTCCATTAGCGAAAACATTGTGCTCTTCATTAATGTTCCAGTTAATTCCTCCTTTTATGTTTCCACCCCATAAATTCACCCATTCTGTCGTTTGTGCTGGATCAGTATCTAAATAGTTAAAATAATCAACTCTTTGAAATCCTTGATTAGACAAACCTCCTTGAAGGAATGCAGTTATTCCTTCTCCATTGTTATATTCTAACTGAGTAAATCCTCCGAACCAACGTACATTTCCATCATTATGGTAGTTGATTTTTTCCTCATCATCAGTACTTTTAAATACATTCCATAAGCTTGATAAATCAGAAGAATACTCCGTAGTTAATACATTTAAAGGTTGGTTAATATTATCGTTATCGCGGTATCCATCAGCTCCTAATAAGTTATCAATTCTTCTATAGTGAATTCCAGTATAAGAACGTACATCTACTCCAAAATCTAAAGTAAATTCGTCATTTAACTTTCTGTTATAGTTAGCTAATAAACCATACCAGTTGTGAGAGTTAATAGAAGCTCGACGAATCGCTCCGTTTCTTCTTTCTAATCCAGCAGGAATATCTGTTGATCTTAATTCATCATCATTTACAATGTATAATCCAGTACTTGGATCAACAACGTTGTTATACGTAAATCCGTTACTGAAAGTACCACCTTGTCCTGAGTTAGAGTTAGCGATTTCATCCCATAATACTAAACCTGTACTTGGATCTCTAAATCTACTTGAACTAGCGAAGTTACCTCCTAAGCGTCCGATATCTCCAGTTCCTCCCCCACGTCCAAAAGAAACGTAAGCAGAAGCAGATAAAGAAGATTCTTCATCGATATCCCAGTTCCAGTTTAAAGATGTAACTGGCTTGTGATAAAAGTTCTTTCTCCAGTTGAATTGCTCACCATTTAAGAAACCGTGGTTGTAGTTATATCTGTTACCTAATCTTCTGTAATCTGCTAAAGTAGCCATGTTAAAGAAACTTGTAGTTCTTTGGTTATGAGTTTGAGGAGCACCAGTCAACATAAACTGTAAATCGTGATCTTCATTAATTTCCCATCCTAACCCTACGAAATAGTTATATCCCTCAAATTCAGTTCCATTTACATATCCGTCTCCAGCAGTTCTACTGAATAAGAAAGAAGCTGCAAAACCATTTTCGTTTTTACCAGTTGAGTAAGTAGCTAATGTTTTCAAATAATTATCATTTCCATAAGAAGCTAAAACAGATCCACCTTCTTTCTTATCTGTAGTTTTCGTGATAATGTTAATTGTTCCACCTACAGAAGAAATAGCTAATTTAGAAGATCCTAAACCTCTCTGAACTTGCATCGCAGTAGTTACGTCAGATAAACCAGCCCAGTTAGACCAGAATACACGACCATTCTCCATATCATTAACAGGAACCCCGTTAATTAATACAGCGATATTCTCCTGAGAGAAACCACGAATATTTATTCTTGCATCTCCAAATCCTCCACCAGACTTAGTTGCGTAAACAGATGGAGTTGTGTTTAAAATCTCTGGAAATTCTTGAGATCCTAATTTTTCTTGGATTTCAGCAGCTTTAATTGTAGAAACCGCTACTGGAGTTTCTCTATCTTTTGCAACATCAATTAATCCTTTAATAACAACCTCTTCTAATACATTATCACTAGGTTGTAATTGAATAGTACCTACGTTACCTGCACCGTTAAATGCAACTTGTTTGTCTTTGTAACCAACAAAAGAAACTACTAAAGTACCTGAAGTACCCTTGACATTTAATTTAAATTC contains:
- a CDS encoding GNAT family N-acetyltransferase → MLIFTQTSTETELHQILGLQQKNLPKVLSDEEKKQEGFVTVEHDFETLFQMHEIHPHIIAKYNDKVVGYALSMSTVFKDSIPALIPMFTELEKLNIDQNFIIMGQVCVDKEHRGKGIFRSLYEKMSAVFTEKYSSIITEIDAENIRSINAHKAIGFKTISEYPANNQVWKIVAMEI
- a CDS encoding acyloxyacyl hydrolase, producing the protein MNRNYSLFLFLMMITHQVLSQESNDKFWIGLNYGQANQDNIILNDPDYAYKNEFFKFQINYLLSDNKRWNYELTIEPSIYFVKYQLLNEQFIRPSTPNYLELRALFTQKRRFNEYALNLGIIVRYNILKNFSTYIQGSVGPMISGDDTERLKKGFAFSDILGLGFSYSKQKLRFDFRFTLRHNSNLDFAFPNSGHNSAGIETGISFNL
- a CDS encoding phosphoglycerate kinase; the protein is MKTINDFNFKDKKALIRVDFNVPLNDEFLVTDDTRIQSAKPTIIKILEDGGSCVLMSHLGRPKGVDEKFSLQHIVDKVSEVIGVQVKFVNDCVGASVEEAVAGLQNGEILLLENLRFHGEEKAGGVAFAEQLSKLGDVYVNDAFGTAHRAHASTAVIAQFFPKNKCFGSLLAKEIESIDKVLNNSEKPVTAILGGAKVSSKIGVIENIIEKVDHIIVGGGMTFTFVKALGGSIGNSLVEEDKLQLALDILKIAKEKNTEIHLPVDAVIADNFANDANTQKVNTNEIPDGWMGLDVGPETSKKFAEVLANSKTILWNGPLGVFEMENFAKGTIELGNAIDAATKNGAFSLVGGGDSVAAVKQFGFADKVSYVSTGGGAMLESLEGKTLPGIDAILN
- a CDS encoding acyl-ACP desaturase; translation: MSIHNIRKEVMKTLESKIHGFVDDFLIPIEKIWQPTDFLPNSQSENFIEEVKEIQEISKELDDDFWTVLIGDTITEEALPTYESWLMELDGVEQDPENGWSKWVRAWTAEENRHGDVLNKYLYLSGRVNMREVEISTQHLIADGFDIGTSTDPYKNFVYTSFQELATYVSHNNVAKIARKKGHKLLARMSKIIAGDEMRHHKAYTAFVSEIFKIDPSEMMLAFEKMMRHKIVMPAMHLRESFNAKGSLFDDFSTVAQRIGVYTGFDYVDILKKLNETWEIDKITGLTAEAEKARDYLMKLPDRMYRITERIVIPDTKFNFKWMIPA
- a CDS encoding amidohydrolase; the protein is MNTLHISLLQADLSWENVQENINYFTEQIDKISNDLDLIVLPEMFTTGFSMNAKELAEEMNGKTVNWMRETAIKKQSAVVGSVIISENKNFYNRLFFVFPSGELQYYDKKHTFTLAKEHETYNSGSNKLIVEYKGWKICPLICYDLRFPVWARNVEDYDLLIYVASWPEKRINAWDTLLKARAIENMSYTIGVNRIGKDGNNYDYVGHSILFDCLGNPLSQEQNERQETISVQIEKESQGEIRNKLGFLKDKDKFKLV
- a CDS encoding lysophospholipid acyltransferase family protein, producing MKIISYLLSTVFAIVFFIILLIFHPIQWIGLKLGGQEGHQKVVNIMNWFLVKSLLILGIPVRVKNKYDIPENQTVIFVSNHQSMFDIPPIIWFFRKHCPKFVSKVELGKGIPSISFNLKYGGAALIDRKDKKQAIAEMINFSKRIKENNWSATIFPEGTRSRNGKPKSFASNGLKMLVKYNPEAYVVPLSINNSWKVFKYGKFPLGIGSPITIETHEPIKVNGISFEDLLKKVELTVKSGIAE
- a CDS encoding PD-(D/E)XK nuclease family protein produces the protein MKTFIQETIEDILKTTNSFENVTFILPSNRAGVFVKQAFKESQITGFLPEIINIEEFTQKVSGIRKIDSIQLLFYFYKIYKEQEVNPDSFDAFASWAFTVIQDFNEIDQHLVNTEDVFVYIRDIQRLKNWSVKGTIQETELMKNHFAFMEKLNEYYNALYAFLLENKIGYQGCMYREATKNIHQFLENNSSKKFYFIGFNALNKAEEFLLKEMLIQGNTEVYWDIDETFLNSTHQAGNFIRKYLSSWKYYEKEELKMPSNYFNGNKNIQLIGAAKNISQMKYVGELLSDMENHNNTALVLSDETLLPISLNSLPESVSSINITMGYPLKDIPLTSLFLSIFQLFISQEKLQKKGSKEFYYKDVIKVMKQPLLHRLLIVNEISVSDEITSAIHNNNHTFVSKEFIDRFLQKTESSVQELVGSLFLNSNDVRGFLNKIIALIDQLKAIVSGLEKEFLFRYYTAFMQLNNLQKEFGYFSDLKTLYQFFKQLITSETISFQGEPLAGLQLMGMLETRLLDFETVILTSVNEGILPGNSKQTSFIPFDVKVQFGLPTYREKDAIFSYHFFRLLQRAKNIYLVYNTESDSFGGGEKSRFIGQLELLKKNITSRFISPKVTTNAEFKKEIQKNEAVLLKLKELAKKGISPSALTNYLYNPIAFYQQKVLKIKEFDEIEEEVAFNTLGTVVHETLRELYEPYLGKFIQLENVKEMKPKIKEFVLRNFAIHFKNGDVSTGKNRLIFEVATRFVSNFLNQEIDLLKDESNELKILGIEKDYEAYIHIDEIDFPIKIHGQVDRIDQLNGVARIIDYKTGSVKPSDLKVPFLEEIRDFKYSKAIQVLLYAFMYLESENINENAEMQAGIVSFKKLQSGFMKLNFSEKFRGEDFNVTPERVYAFIDEMKILIREIYNQEIDFVEPSELPF